One region of Primulina tabacum isolate GXHZ01 chromosome 17, ASM2559414v2, whole genome shotgun sequence genomic DNA includes:
- the LOC142531047 gene encoding serine/threonine-protein kinase Nek2-like isoform X1: MDNYDILEQIGKGSFGSALLVRHKQEKKKYVLKKIRLARQTDRTRRSAHQEMELISKVRHPYIVEYKDSWVERGCFVCIVIGYCEGGDMAEAIKKANGVHFSEEKLCKWLVQLLMALDYLHTNHILHRDVKCSNIFLTKEQDIRLGDFGLAKVLTSDDLASSVVGTPSYMCPELLADIPYGSKSDIWSLGKLLYVLFLLSNLNFVRYFLATFLDIFYSGCCVYEMAARVPAFKAFDIQGLINKINKCIVSPLPTMYSGPFRGLVKSMLRKNPELRPSAADLLRHSHLRPYVLNVHLKASNPRRQTFPFHTSDGNNVKKTRFQEHEAVKSEKRLSFGNNRALNPSISGNELNSPCSFLRTQNSLSHSNTKFSEVSVGNVGEEKGIMKTVSTRFSNATKTSRVNTARASANPRRQTSPLKISNPGSTRELLPVSHTPARKSSQISRRASLPFPTRIVSPVSPYKQSVGLLHAVESPDVSVNAPRLDKMVDFPLASSEDPLLPIHRTSSLSAQCSSTSPYSADRSIMKDKCTVQMLDRALIRPHSAIPTLGVPHNGSECSENNPTSGGRSSGSSSYFHQRRFDTSSYQQRAEALEGLLEFSAQLLQQERIDELQVLLKPFGPEKVSPRETAIWLTKSFKEKNAA; the protein is encoded by the exons ATGGACAACTACGATATACTGGAGCAGATTGGCAAGGGATCTTTTGGTTCTGCTCTACTTGTCAGGCATAAACAAGAGAAAAAGAA GTATGTGTTGAAGAAAATTCGCCTTGCTCGACAGACTGATAGGACCCGCAGATCTGCCCACCAGGAG ATGGAGCTTATTTCTAAAGTGCGGCATCCGTATATTGTGGAATACAAGGATTCCTGGGTAGAAAGG GGTTGTTTTGTTTGCATTGTAATTGGCTACTGTGAAGGAGGAGATAT GGCCGAGGCCATTAAAAAGGCAAATGGAGTTCATTTTTCTGAGGAG AAGCTTTGCAAGTGGTTGGTTCAACTGTTGATGGCGCTTGATTACTTGCATACCAACCATATACTTCACCGTGATGTCAAG TGTTCGAATATATTTTTAACGAAAGAGCAGGACATCCGCTTAG GGGATTTCGGGCTTGCCAAAGTATTAACATCTGATGATCTTGCTTCCTCC GTGGTGGGTACACCGAGTTACATGTGCCCGGAGCTTCTTGCGGATATCCCTTATGGTTCCAAGTCGGACATTTGGTCCTTGGGTAAGCTTCTTTATGTTTTATTTCTGTTATCCAACTTAAATTTTGTACGCTATTTTTTGGCCACTTTTCTTGACATATTCTATTCAGGATGTTGTGTCTATGAAATGGCTGCTCGAGTACCAGCATTTAAAGCCTTT GATATACAAGGTTTGATCAACAAGATAAATAAATGTATTGTGTCTCCACTCCCGACAATGTACTCTGGTCCATT TCGAGGACTTGTCAAGAGTATGCTAAGGAAAAATCCGGAGCTCAGACCAAGT GCTGCAGATTTACTCCGGCATTCTCATCTTCGTCCCTATGTCCTAAATGTTCATTTGAAGGCTAGCAACCCCAGACGTCAAACTTTTCCGTTTCACACATCTGATGGAAATAATGTCAAGAAAACAAGATTCCAAGAACATGAAGCTGTTAAATCAGAAAAACGGCTTTCATTTGGCAACAATAGGGCCTTGAATCCTAGTATATCTGGAAATGAACTAAATTCTCCGTGTTCTTTTCTAAGAACACAAAATTCTTTGAGCCATTCAAATACTAAATTTTCGGAAGTATCGGTTGGAAATGTTGGCGAAGAAAAAGGGATTATGAAAACTGTGAGCACGAGGTTCTCCAATGCTACAAAAACATCTAGAGTGAATACAGCGAGAGCATCTGCCAATCCTAGAAGACAGACCAGTCCATTAAAGATATCAAATCCCGGTTCAACTCGCGAACTG CTTCCAGTCTCGCATACTCCAGCTAGAAAATCATCCCAAATATCACGAAGAGCCTCTCTTCCCTTCCCTACAAGAATAGTCTCACCTGTTTCCCCTTATAAACAAAGTGTAGGTCTTCTCCATGCTGTAGAATCCCCCGACGTCTCTGTCAATGCTCCACGCCTTGATAAAATGGTTGACTTCCCTTTGGCTTCATCTGAAGATCCTCTTCTGCCCATTCACAGAACATCATCGCTATCTGCTCAATGCTCCTCTACCTCTCCATACAGCGCTGACCGTTCAATCATGAAAGACAAATGTACAGTTCAGATGCTCGACAGAGCCCTCATCCGGCCACACAGTGCTATACCAACTCTTGGTGTTCCACATAATGGAAGTGAATGCTCAGAAAATAATCCTACGAGCGGAGGAAGGTCTAGTGGCTCATCTTCCTATTTTCACCAACGTAGGTTCGATACCTCATCATACCAGCAACGGGCTGAGGCCTTGGAGGGGCTACTTGAGTTCAGCGCACAACTTTTGCAGCAAGAACGCATCGACGAGCTTCAAGTGCTGTTGAAACCATTCGGACCGGAGAAGGTTTCTCCTCGAGAAACGGCAATTTGGCTTACCAAGAGCTTCAAGGAGAAGAATGCAGCTTAA
- the LOC142531047 gene encoding serine/threonine-protein kinase Nek2-like isoform X2 → MDNYDILEQIGKGSFGSALLVRHKQEKKKYVLKKIRLARQTDRTRRSAHQEMELISKVRHPYIVEYKDSWVERGCFVCIVIGYCEGGDMAEAIKKANGVHFSEEKLCKWLVQLLMALDYLHTNHILHRDVKCSNIFLTKEQDIRLGDFGLAKVLTSDDLASSVVGTPSYMCPELLADIPYGSKSDIWSLGCCVYEMAARVPAFKAFDIQGLINKINKCIVSPLPTMYSGPFRGLVKSMLRKNPELRPSAADLLRHSHLRPYVLNVHLKASNPRRQTFPFHTSDGNNVKKTRFQEHEAVKSEKRLSFGNNRALNPSISGNELNSPCSFLRTQNSLSHSNTKFSEVSVGNVGEEKGIMKTVSTRFSNATKTSRVNTARASANPRRQTSPLKISNPGSTRELLPVSHTPARKSSQISRRASLPFPTRIVSPVSPYKQSVGLLHAVESPDVSVNAPRLDKMVDFPLASSEDPLLPIHRTSSLSAQCSSTSPYSADRSIMKDKCTVQMLDRALIRPHSAIPTLGVPHNGSECSENNPTSGGRSSGSSSYFHQRRFDTSSYQQRAEALEGLLEFSAQLLQQERIDELQVLLKPFGPEKVSPRETAIWLTKSFKEKNAA, encoded by the exons ATGGACAACTACGATATACTGGAGCAGATTGGCAAGGGATCTTTTGGTTCTGCTCTACTTGTCAGGCATAAACAAGAGAAAAAGAA GTATGTGTTGAAGAAAATTCGCCTTGCTCGACAGACTGATAGGACCCGCAGATCTGCCCACCAGGAG ATGGAGCTTATTTCTAAAGTGCGGCATCCGTATATTGTGGAATACAAGGATTCCTGGGTAGAAAGG GGTTGTTTTGTTTGCATTGTAATTGGCTACTGTGAAGGAGGAGATAT GGCCGAGGCCATTAAAAAGGCAAATGGAGTTCATTTTTCTGAGGAG AAGCTTTGCAAGTGGTTGGTTCAACTGTTGATGGCGCTTGATTACTTGCATACCAACCATATACTTCACCGTGATGTCAAG TGTTCGAATATATTTTTAACGAAAGAGCAGGACATCCGCTTAG GGGATTTCGGGCTTGCCAAAGTATTAACATCTGATGATCTTGCTTCCTCC GTGGTGGGTACACCGAGTTACATGTGCCCGGAGCTTCTTGCGGATATCCCTTATGGTTCCAAGTCGGACATTTGGTCCTTGG GATGTTGTGTCTATGAAATGGCTGCTCGAGTACCAGCATTTAAAGCCTTT GATATACAAGGTTTGATCAACAAGATAAATAAATGTATTGTGTCTCCACTCCCGACAATGTACTCTGGTCCATT TCGAGGACTTGTCAAGAGTATGCTAAGGAAAAATCCGGAGCTCAGACCAAGT GCTGCAGATTTACTCCGGCATTCTCATCTTCGTCCCTATGTCCTAAATGTTCATTTGAAGGCTAGCAACCCCAGACGTCAAACTTTTCCGTTTCACACATCTGATGGAAATAATGTCAAGAAAACAAGATTCCAAGAACATGAAGCTGTTAAATCAGAAAAACGGCTTTCATTTGGCAACAATAGGGCCTTGAATCCTAGTATATCTGGAAATGAACTAAATTCTCCGTGTTCTTTTCTAAGAACACAAAATTCTTTGAGCCATTCAAATACTAAATTTTCGGAAGTATCGGTTGGAAATGTTGGCGAAGAAAAAGGGATTATGAAAACTGTGAGCACGAGGTTCTCCAATGCTACAAAAACATCTAGAGTGAATACAGCGAGAGCATCTGCCAATCCTAGAAGACAGACCAGTCCATTAAAGATATCAAATCCCGGTTCAACTCGCGAACTG CTTCCAGTCTCGCATACTCCAGCTAGAAAATCATCCCAAATATCACGAAGAGCCTCTCTTCCCTTCCCTACAAGAATAGTCTCACCTGTTTCCCCTTATAAACAAAGTGTAGGTCTTCTCCATGCTGTAGAATCCCCCGACGTCTCTGTCAATGCTCCACGCCTTGATAAAATGGTTGACTTCCCTTTGGCTTCATCTGAAGATCCTCTTCTGCCCATTCACAGAACATCATCGCTATCTGCTCAATGCTCCTCTACCTCTCCATACAGCGCTGACCGTTCAATCATGAAAGACAAATGTACAGTTCAGATGCTCGACAGAGCCCTCATCCGGCCACACAGTGCTATACCAACTCTTGGTGTTCCACATAATGGAAGTGAATGCTCAGAAAATAATCCTACGAGCGGAGGAAGGTCTAGTGGCTCATCTTCCTATTTTCACCAACGTAGGTTCGATACCTCATCATACCAGCAACGGGCTGAGGCCTTGGAGGGGCTACTTGAGTTCAGCGCACAACTTTTGCAGCAAGAACGCATCGACGAGCTTCAAGTGCTGTTGAAACCATTCGGACCGGAGAAGGTTTCTCCTCGAGAAACGGCAATTTGGCTTACCAAGAGCTTCAAGGAGAAGAATGCAGCTTAA